Proteins from a single region of Streptomyces glaucescens:
- a CDS encoding NAD(P)/FAD-dependent oxidoreductase: MPTEERAPADVVIVGAGVVGAACAYYATHAGLSVTVVDRGPVAGGTTGAGEGNLLVSDKEPGPELELALLSTRLWRELAAGLPPEDAVEHELKGGLVVASDETARTALRAFAARQRAAGVTAHEVPPDELPALEPRLAPGLAGGHHYPQDAQVQPARAAAALLRAARRRGARIRLGEEVTAILTGTTGAVRGIRTPRGEIHAPAVVNAAGTWGGHVAALAGSHLPVLPRRGFVLVTEPLPPGLIRHKVYAADYVTDVASGSAGLRSSAVVEGTPAGTVLIGATRERVGFDRTLSTEALRRLASQAGALFPVLADAHAIRAYCGFRPYLPDHLPAIGPDARVPGLHHACGHEGAGIGLAPATGLLVTAALTGAEPPLSTGPFRPGRFPPPDGTPATPGAPS, translated from the coding sequence GTGCCCACAGAAGAGCGCGCACCCGCGGACGTCGTGATCGTCGGCGCCGGAGTGGTCGGGGCGGCATGCGCCTACTACGCCACCCACGCCGGCCTCTCCGTCACGGTCGTCGACCGCGGCCCCGTCGCCGGCGGCACCACCGGAGCCGGAGAGGGCAACCTCCTCGTCTCCGACAAGGAGCCGGGGCCCGAACTTGAACTCGCCCTGCTGTCCACCCGGTTGTGGCGAGAACTCGCGGCCGGCCTCCCACCCGAGGACGCCGTCGAACACGAGCTCAAGGGCGGTCTCGTCGTCGCATCCGATGAGACCGCCCGCACCGCGCTGCGCGCCTTCGCGGCCCGGCAACGCGCGGCCGGCGTCACGGCGCACGAGGTGCCGCCCGACGAACTGCCCGCCCTGGAACCGCGGCTGGCCCCCGGCCTGGCCGGGGGCCACCACTACCCGCAGGACGCCCAGGTGCAGCCCGCCAGAGCCGCCGCCGCCCTGCTGCGCGCCGCCCGGCGCCGGGGAGCCCGGATCCGGCTGGGGGAGGAGGTCACCGCGATCCTCACCGGCACGACCGGCGCGGTGCGCGGCATCCGCACCCCGCGGGGCGAGATCCACGCCCCCGCCGTCGTCAACGCCGCCGGCACCTGGGGCGGGCACGTCGCCGCACTCGCCGGCAGCCACCTGCCCGTCCTGCCACGCCGCGGTTTCGTCCTGGTCACCGAACCGCTGCCGCCCGGACTGATCCGCCACAAGGTGTACGCCGCCGACTACGTCACCGACGTCGCCAGCGGCTCGGCCGGCCTGCGGTCCTCCGCCGTCGTCGAGGGCACTCCGGCCGGGACGGTCCTCATCGGAGCCACCCGGGAACGGGTCGGCTTCGACCGCACCCTGTCCACCGAGGCCCTGCGCCGCCTGGCGAGCCAGGCCGGCGCTCTCTTCCCCGTCCTGGCCGACGCCCACGCGATCCGGGCGTACTGCGGGTTCCGCCCCTACCTGCCCGACCACCTCCCCGCCATCGGTCCCGACGCCCGCGTCCCCGGTCTCCACCACGCCTGCGGCCACGAGGGCGCCGGGATCGGCCTCGCCCCGGCCACCGGCCTCCTCGTCACCGCCGCGCTGACCGGCGCCGAACCACCCCTGTCCACCGGGCCGTTCCGCCCCGGCCGCTTCCCCCCGCCGGACGGCACGCCCGCCACCCCAGGAGCCCCGTCATGA
- a CDS encoding collagenase, with translation MFPKPRLSARRSLGTALLATAVTTALLGTVDAPTARAHHRTDLPRTARAHHRTDLPRTTAGDGRRPHDEVTRLDRAPAPRTPEATAPGARRTDGRVPGPATPAPPRPAPALAPSCALDDVTALGPERFADFLADPAVTADGCLRGILWTWDAGLATVMDDAHVQAVARRATGLAARHDGRNSSHLLEMFTYLHAVVYHDFARDEIDVGDAPTQEAVRRAVHGFGTAPRTFDATRSNAETLREALYTGSAPGLRHSQLDLIRKVLARLDRYHTDTHADPSWGGAALAALSVNYLGLYEGNDDTAFRTVVARNDAYRDAFRRFAGHTHLKGTPNEWTVRDALSEYARFGVIPSLRARIVADLGALLTPVTDAWGRGSAPWAKIASWLGHYDACAPYAVCKDDIERELFPYTYRYDDGAMKVRTGLDRATTDQLYYASKQVKAQFHRVLGTQAPLAGDTNTVLTTVLYASRADYENYHPLLTGMGTDNGGVYIERGATFYTYQRRVPQDSRLTLEELFRHEYGHYLNGRWAVPGSFGEGPWYQGDRTTAMDEGTAEFFAGSTRADGVAVRKSLVQGVIRDTANGGPRMSVERLLHATYDGDGFRFYDYAGTFFAYLWHERPALLGEMYRHLRADDPAAFDAWRERTGRDTAVQRGYDAFLDRQIARVADLYVPRTSYTPDDGLRERTAEEVRAVFAAATFAGPACTAGGDTGMPRFVCTGRITARLTDAGSADRVFADMSGTVDRFLLDRAAPASPNLADMNCAFGEVVIWTDHTGGTADYLCEGPLRR, from the coding sequence GTGTTCCCCAAGCCACGCCTGTCCGCCCGCAGATCGCTGGGCACCGCCCTGCTCGCCACCGCCGTCACCACGGCCCTGCTCGGCACGGTCGACGCCCCCACCGCGCGGGCGCACCACCGCACGGACCTCCCCCGGACCGCGCGGGCGCACCACCGCACGGACCTCCCCCGGACCACGGCCGGCGACGGCCGCCGGCCCCATGACGAGGTCACCCGGCTGGACCGGGCCCCGGCCCCGCGCACCCCCGAGGCCACGGCCCCCGGCGCCCGCCGCACCGACGGCCGGGTCCCCGGCCCGGCCACCCCCGCCCCGCCGCGGCCCGCCCCGGCCCTGGCACCCTCCTGCGCCCTGGACGACGTCACGGCGCTGGGTCCCGAGCGGTTCGCCGACTTCCTCGCCGACCCGGCCGTCACCGCCGACGGCTGCCTGCGCGGCATCCTGTGGACCTGGGACGCCGGCCTCGCGACCGTCATGGACGACGCCCACGTCCAGGCCGTCGCACGGCGCGCCACCGGCCTCGCCGCCCGCCACGACGGCCGCAACTCCAGTCACCTGCTGGAGATGTTCACCTACCTGCACGCCGTCGTGTACCACGACTTCGCACGCGACGAGATCGACGTCGGTGACGCGCCCACCCAGGAGGCCGTGCGGCGGGCCGTCCACGGCTTCGGCACCGCCCCGCGCACCTTCGACGCCACCCGCAGCAACGCCGAGACCCTGCGCGAGGCCCTCTACACCGGCAGCGCCCCCGGCCTGCGGCACTCCCAGCTCGACCTGATCCGCAAGGTGCTGGCGCGCCTCGACCGCTACCACACGGACACCCACGCCGACCCGTCCTGGGGCGGCGCCGCGCTCGCCGCGCTCAGCGTCAACTACCTCGGCCTGTACGAGGGCAATGACGACACCGCCTTCCGGACCGTCGTCGCCCGCAACGACGCGTACCGCGACGCCTTCCGCCGGTTCGCCGGCCACACCCACCTCAAGGGCACGCCCAACGAGTGGACCGTGCGGGACGCCCTCTCGGAGTACGCCCGGTTCGGGGTCATACCCTCCCTGCGCGCCCGGATCGTCGCCGACCTCGGGGCACTGCTCACCCCCGTCACCGACGCCTGGGGCCGTGGCAGCGCTCCCTGGGCCAAGATCGCGTCCTGGCTCGGCCACTACGACGCCTGCGCGCCGTACGCCGTCTGCAAGGACGACATCGAACGGGAGCTGTTCCCGTACACCTACCGCTACGACGACGGCGCGATGAAGGTCCGCACCGGCCTCGACCGCGCCACCACCGACCAGCTCTACTACGCGAGCAAGCAGGTCAAGGCCCAGTTCCACCGCGTGCTCGGCACGCAGGCGCCGCTCGCCGGGGACACCAACACCGTCCTGACCACCGTGCTGTACGCCTCCCGCGCCGACTACGAGAACTACCACCCCCTCCTCACCGGCATGGGCACCGACAACGGCGGCGTCTACATCGAGCGCGGCGCGACCTTCTACACCTACCAGCGGCGCGTCCCGCAGGACTCCCGGCTGACGCTGGAGGAGCTGTTCCGCCACGAGTACGGGCACTACCTCAACGGCCGCTGGGCGGTGCCGGGTTCCTTCGGCGAAGGTCCCTGGTACCAGGGCGACCGTACGACCGCGATGGACGAGGGCACCGCGGAGTTCTTCGCCGGCTCCACCCGCGCCGACGGCGTCGCCGTCCGCAAGTCCCTGGTGCAGGGCGTCATCCGCGACACCGCGAACGGCGGCCCGCGGATGAGCGTCGAGCGGCTCCTGCACGCCACCTACGACGGCGACGGCTTCCGCTTCTACGACTACGCGGGCACCTTCTTCGCGTACCTGTGGCACGAACGCCCCGCGCTGCTGGGGGAGATGTACCGGCACCTGCGGGCCGACGACCCGGCCGCCTTCGACGCCTGGCGCGAGCGCACCGGCCGCGACACGGCGGTGCAGCGCGGCTACGACGCCTTCCTCGACCGGCAGATCGCCCGCGTCGCCGACCTCTACGTGCCCCGCACCTCCTACACGCCCGACGACGGGCTGCGCGAACGCACGGCCGAAGAGGTGCGCGCCGTCTTCGCCGCCGCCACCTTCGCCGGCCCGGCCTGCACCGCCGGCGGTGACACCGGCATGCCGCGCTTCGTCTGCACGGGGCGGATCACCGCCCGCCTCACGGACGCGGGCAGCGCCGACCGCGTCTTCGCGGACATGTCCGGGACCGTCGACCGCTTCCTGCTCGACCGGGCCGCTCCCGCCTCGCCCAACCTCGCCGACATGAACTGCGCCTTCGGCGAGGTGGTGATCTGGACCGACCACACCGGCGGCACCGCCGACTACCTCTGCGAGGGCCCGCTGCGCCGCTGA
- the pelF gene encoding GT4 family glycosyltransferase PelF, whose protein sequence is MHVDHGARRPGTPRVTLLTEGTYPHSHGGVSVWCDQLVTGMPDIDFDVVAVTGTGREPLVWDLPGHVLNVRSVPMWGTPPAGSPPRGRQRRQLAEAYERFVTALLDPAAEQGFAPALHTLARAAGDGTLSAFLRDDTAITVLTTVWRRPGLAVREARPTLHDALTATSLLEHALRPLAAPPPEEGVAHAVSGGVAVLPGLTALERHGVPLLLTEHGVYLRERYLGYRTAPYRWPVKAVVLGFFRLLAEESYRRAALITPGNRYNRLWEEQGGADPASIRTVYNGVDPAAFPPAGPEPAEPTLSWAGRVDPIKDLETLIRAFALVRDSRPGVRLRLFGGTPRGGEGYRERCEALAAELGQAGAVTFEGRVEDIRDAYAAGNVVMLSSISEGFPFTLIEAMSCGRATVSTDVGGVREAVGDTGLVVPPRDPAAMAAAALELLDDPARRRAMGEAARLRVIEQFTLRQTIDTFRSIYRELSAPVERPAGRIVLPARAVTGARSLTG, encoded by the coding sequence ATGCACGTTGACCACGGCGCGCGACGCCCCGGCACCCCGCGCGTCACCCTTCTCACCGAAGGCACCTATCCGCACAGCCACGGCGGTGTGAGCGTCTGGTGCGACCAGCTCGTCACCGGGATGCCGGACATCGACTTCGACGTCGTCGCCGTGACCGGGACCGGGCGTGAGCCGCTGGTGTGGGACCTGCCGGGCCATGTGCTGAACGTGCGGTCCGTGCCCATGTGGGGCACGCCTCCGGCGGGGAGCCCGCCGCGCGGCCGCCAGCGCAGGCAACTCGCCGAAGCCTACGAACGGTTCGTCACCGCGCTGCTCGACCCGGCGGCCGAGCAGGGCTTCGCGCCCGCCCTGCACACCCTGGCCCGGGCGGCGGGCGACGGCACACTCAGCGCCTTCCTGCGGGACGACACGGCGATCACGGTCCTGACCACCGTGTGGCGGCGTCCGGGGCTCGCCGTGCGCGAGGCGCGGCCGACGCTGCACGACGCGCTCACCGCCACCTCCCTCCTCGAACACGCGCTGCGCCCGCTGGCCGCGCCGCCGCCCGAGGAGGGAGTGGCGCACGCCGTCAGCGGCGGCGTCGCCGTCCTGCCCGGGCTGACGGCCCTGGAACGGCACGGGGTGCCGCTGCTGCTGACCGAGCACGGCGTCTACCTGCGCGAGCGCTACCTCGGCTACCGCACCGCCCCGTACCGCTGGCCGGTCAAGGCGGTGGTCCTGGGCTTCTTCCGGCTGCTGGCGGAGGAGAGCTACCGCCGGGCGGCGCTGATCACGCCCGGCAACCGCTACAACCGGCTGTGGGAGGAGCAGGGCGGCGCCGACCCGGCGTCGATCCGCACGGTGTACAACGGCGTCGACCCGGCCGCCTTCCCACCGGCGGGCCCGGAGCCCGCGGAGCCGACCCTGAGCTGGGCCGGACGGGTCGACCCGATCAAGGACCTGGAGACGCTGATCCGCGCCTTCGCCCTCGTCCGGGACAGCCGGCCCGGCGTGCGGCTGCGGCTGTTCGGCGGGACACCCCGCGGCGGAGAGGGCTACCGGGAGCGCTGCGAGGCACTCGCCGCCGAGCTGGGACAGGCCGGTGCGGTGACGTTCGAGGGGCGCGTCGAGGACATCCGGGACGCCTACGCGGCGGGGAACGTGGTGATGCTGTCGAGCATCAGCGAAGGCTTCCCGTTCACCCTGATCGAAGCCATGTCGTGCGGGCGGGCCACGGTCTCCACCGATGTGGGCGGCGTGCGGGAGGCGGTCGGCGACACCGGGCTCGTCGTACCGCCGCGCGACCCGGCCGCGATGGCCGCCGCCGCGCTGGAGCTGCTGGACGACCCGGCCCGCCGCCGGGCGATGGGCGAGGCGGCCCGGCTGCGGGTGATCGAGCAGTTCACCCTGCGGCAGACCATCGACACCTTCCGCTCCATCTACCGCGAACTGTCCGCACCGGTCGAGCGGCCGGCCGGCCGGATCGTGCTGCCCGCCAGGGCGGTCACCGGGGCGCGGAGTCTCACCGGATGA
- a CDS encoding GDP-mannose 4,6-dehydratase, with protein sequence MTQPTTTPLAAVTGAEGFIGSHLTEALVASGHRVRAMVQYNSFSSYGWLETLSADVLGQVEIVLGDVRDPGSVRGLLEGADCAYHLAALIAIPYSYQAPHSYVDTNVTGTLNVLEAVRALGTPRLVHTSTSETYGTAQTVPITEDHPINTQSPYAASKAGGDRLADSYHASFGTPVVTLRPFNTFGPRQSMRAVIPTVIGQVAAGQRTLTLGDLRPTRDFTFVEDTARAFLAVGTAPAERVVGRTFNAGTGGEISVGDLVALIGKVMDAPLDVRQDPARLRPADSEVMRLVCDASRLTAATGWRPGHSLEDGLARTVEWFGDPANLARYKTGIYNI encoded by the coding sequence TTGACTCAGCCGACCACCACCCCGCTCGCCGCCGTCACCGGAGCCGAAGGGTTCATCGGCTCGCACCTCACCGAGGCGCTGGTCGCCTCCGGGCACCGGGTGCGGGCCATGGTCCAGTACAACTCGTTCTCCTCGTACGGCTGGCTGGAGACCCTGTCCGCCGACGTCCTCGGCCAGGTGGAGATCGTCCTCGGTGACGTCCGCGACCCCGGTTCGGTGCGCGGCCTGCTGGAGGGCGCCGACTGCGCCTACCACCTGGCCGCGCTCATCGCGATCCCGTACTCCTACCAGGCCCCGCACAGTTACGTGGACACCAACGTCACCGGCACGCTGAACGTGCTGGAGGCGGTGCGCGCGCTGGGCACGCCGCGCCTGGTGCACACCTCGACCAGCGAGACGTACGGCACCGCGCAGACGGTGCCGATCACCGAGGACCACCCCATCAACACCCAGTCCCCGTACGCCGCGTCGAAGGCCGGGGGTGACCGGCTCGCCGACAGCTACCACGCCAGCTTCGGCACGCCGGTGGTGACGCTGCGGCCGTTCAACACCTTCGGGCCGCGCCAGTCGATGCGCGCGGTGATCCCCACCGTCATCGGGCAGGTGGCGGCCGGGCAGCGCACCCTCACCCTCGGCGATCTGCGGCCCACCCGCGACTTCACCTTCGTGGAGGACACGGCGCGGGCGTTCCTCGCCGTGGGCACCGCCCCGGCGGAGCGCGTCGTGGGCCGCACCTTCAACGCCGGGACCGGCGGGGAGATCTCCGTCGGGGACCTGGTCGCGCTGATCGGGAAGGTCATGGACGCCCCGCTCGACGTCCGCCAGGACCCGGCGCGGCTGCGCCCCGCGGACTCCGAGGTGATGCGGCTGGTCTGCGACGCGTCCCGGCTGACCGCGGCGACCGGCTGGCGGCCCGGCCACTCGCTGGAGGACGGGCTCGCGCGGACCGTGGAGTGGTTCGGCGACCCGGCCAACCTGGCCCGCTACAAGACCGGCATCTACAACATCTGA
- a CDS encoding nucleotidyltransferase family protein, translating to MHAVILAGGKGVRLRPYTTALPKPLVPIGDQHAILDIVLRQLSTAGFTRCTIAIGHLGQIIRAYVGDGAQWGMSIDYATEESPLGTMGPLLTLRERLPEHFLVMNGDVLTDLDYADVLRRHEDSGAPLTIATYARKVHIDFGVLTTDASRVVAFTEKPSIDYRVSMGVYGISLSTLDGYTPGLPLGFDELVLDLLAAGRPPHAYEFDGYWLDIGRPDDYDRANAEFTSRKSLLLKGA from the coding sequence ATGCACGCAGTGATCCTGGCCGGAGGCAAGGGCGTGCGGCTGCGGCCGTACACCACCGCGCTGCCCAAGCCGCTGGTCCCCATCGGCGACCAGCACGCCATCCTGGACATCGTGCTGCGCCAGCTTTCCACCGCCGGTTTCACCCGCTGCACCATCGCGATCGGCCACCTGGGCCAGATCATCCGCGCCTACGTCGGTGACGGCGCCCAGTGGGGCATGAGCATCGACTACGCCACCGAGGAGAGCCCGCTGGGCACCATGGGCCCGCTGCTCACCCTGCGCGAGCGGCTGCCCGAGCACTTCCTCGTGATGAACGGCGACGTGCTCACCGACCTCGACTACGCCGACGTGCTGCGCCGGCACGAGGACTCCGGCGCGCCCCTGACGATCGCCACCTACGCCCGCAAGGTGCACATCGACTTCGGGGTGCTGACCACGGACGCGAGCCGGGTCGTCGCCTTCACCGAGAAGCCCAGCATCGACTACCGCGTCTCGATGGGCGTCTACGGGATCTCGCTGTCCACCCTCGACGGGTACACGCCCGGGCTGCCGCTGGGCTTCGACGAGCTGGTGCTGGACCTGCTCGCCGCCGGACGGCCCCCGCACGCCTACGAGTTCGACGGCTACTGGCTGGACATCGGCCGTCCCGACGACTACGACCGGGCCAACGCCGAGTTCACCAGCCGCAAGTCCCTGCTGCTCAAGGGAGCCTGA